The sequence TTTTATATCAGTCACTGTTTGAAACTAATTACCAATTACCTTTAGCCCCATGACTTCCTGATGTCCTGCAGCAACTGTAAGCCAAACCAGAAggttctttttccctttaaacaCTGCAAcgtctaaaattttaaaatcctatgTCTGcttgtatgaccttgagcaacttaACCTTTCTGACATCTTAACAGTGAAATAGATAAGACCTACCTCATCCACTCGTGATGATTAAATTTAACAAGCATATACAAAGATTTAGAATTGTTCTTGGTACAAAGCAGGAACGGCCAACTCTTAGAGCCTTTCCCACCCGCCATTTTACCTGCAAAGCACCAATAGCTGCACTCTGGAAGCGCAGATCTGTTTTGAAGTCCTGAGCAATTTCCCGCACCAGACGCTGGAAGGGAAGTTTGCGAATCAGAAGTTCAGTGGACTTCTGATAACGTCTAATTTCACGGAGTGCCACGGTACCAggcctttaaaacaaaacacaataaagACACGGTtaccaaatacataaaaaacataaaagagtgGTCATCAGCTTTAAAAAGACGCAGTCACTTTTCACAAAATAAATCACCCAACTATTCTTCAGCTTCTGTATCAAACTTCACTTATTAAATTATGACCCGAATATTCAAGTCTGTTAAGAGTAACACAACAATCCTTTAAAGCAAAAAGCATGATATTAAAGTAGATTCCTGGCAGGGGGGTTTAATCAAAGTCcccttattttcttcctctttaacatatatataactaACTTGTTATAATTACAACTTGGGAAAGTACTAGGTCACAAATAAAGAGGTCAAAATTGTTCAGACTCTTCTCAATTTGGCAGCACTCTCCTTCTTCCCACTGGCACCCCCAATTCTTCTGAAAGACCTACCAGCACAACCCAAtgagcttcctttaaaaaatacacttatgGCATTTAAGTTTGATTTCCCAGAATACCTTTGAACACTGCACATACCTCATGAATGATTAAATGTGAATACTCTTTTATGGTGTATCTTCTATatggaagttttctttctttctttctttttaaaactaattttaagcAAGAAATTTACCTCAATTCTGACttatttcttccacttttattttaGGCTAACTAAAATCATTTGCAGAAGGCACCTAAATACAGACAACTTCTGCCCTCTAATGGCAGATGCCCTTAACAACACTGCTCAGGGTAGTTCAAAACTGTGCTAACAGAAGGAAATAAACCAATTCAAGTAAATGAAGGACTTACCTAAAACAAAATGACCCCCAATCTTGATTAAATTACTTTACCAAGAGAAAGAGTATcctcaaaaatgtatttaaaaatgtatttactatttaaaaaatatacaatacacCTAACAGCTAAATAAAATGTTACCCTATCCCATTAACGTTATTAGTGATACAACCTCTCCTCTGGGCTATGGGCAAGATCACGGCTTCAAAATTAAACATGTTCCCAATAAAACCTAacactaaattatatatatatatatattttaaagtattagtaaatattcaaaaggaaaaattattagtTTCTCTAAAGCAAAAAGTATAATTATAcatctttttattaaattatatagaTACTGCTTCGGGAGATAGGCTTTGtcccattttttccctcctcttgttTTAATACCTGTAACGATGAGGTTTCTTCACCCCTCCAGTAGAGGGCGCACTCTTGCGAGCGGCTTTCGTAGCCAGTTGCTTCCTCGGTGCTTTACCACCGGTCGATTTGCGGGCAGTCTGCTTTGTACGAGCCATGGTATAAAGACCTCCTTACTTACCTACCAgcatcaaaacacaaaaatcaccATATGCAACTAACAAACATACAAGTTTTCCTGCCATTACCACcgctcccccccaaaaaaatctggaaattatgatcagtataaaaaaataatgtctgtaatgttacataattttaaagtgtGCAGATTACGTCTACCACCCAAATATGACTTCCTGAAACAAACTGTAGTACTAGAAAATTGTTAGCGTTAACACCAATCATCTCTCAAAAATGCCAAATCTGAGCGATAAACggcaaaacaaaaagaccccTGACAGCCTtcacttcagtttctttaattaaAGTAGAAATTAGAAATGTCTGTAAATATTCGATCCACTAACAAGTCAAAAGAACGAAGCCACAAACCACAGAAAGGTCGAGTCAAATTACAGCAAAAAAGGTTTTGGTcacccccccccgccgccccccccctTTACGTCTGGCAGTTGATAGACTGCTGTAAATATCTGAAAACATTCCTGCTTCTGCATCTCTACAGTTCTGTTGACAAAAAGGCGTCTCAAAAAACAAGAGAGGAACAACAGCTACCACCAGCGAGCATTCTACAAAGCACCGTCCTGGCGTCCAGTCCTCAGAAGCTTcgcagtgaaattaaaaaaaaaaagtgccccgCACCCAGGCTTTAATTAACGCACGGGACCGGCCGACCAGTCCACCCCAAGCACCACATAAACTTTTGGTTTCGCCTCCTCCGGCCCCTCGGCACAGGGTCCCCCAGCCTGCCCGCCTCGCTCCCAGCGTCTCGCGCAGGCACAAACTCGGCTCCCAGACcagaacaaaatggaaacaatcgCAAAACGTATCCGATTCCCTACCAAAGAGACAAAACACCAAATCGCTCGAAAATAGCCCGATCCCCTGCCACGTGCCGCCCTCCAAAATGCAAAAGTTTTTTTTGTGCATTTCAAATGCATCAAGTTTCCGCTTctctaaaaaaggagaaaaaaatttttctctttaaaaaattttcctcctttttcaaaTGGGGAAGAGAGAAACGGGGGAAAAAATATGGTCGGTGACCAGAGAAGAGAGACAAGATGGTGAAGCTTAGCAACAACTGTGGGGAGGCAGCAAAAAGCAAGTTACCCCAGGGTGGGAAGCAGCGGCGATTTCCACCCTTTTCCCGCTCGAAAACTGGGGTCCGGGGTCCGGGGGCGGTAGTTAAGAGGCCCGCGCGGGTCGTGGTGAAGGTCTGGGGTCCCGGGAAGGGGCGGCGGGCGGGATTTCACCGAAGAAAGAGGAGCCAGGGGCGCGGGGAGGGAGAGCAGGCTCGGCGACGCGGCGGTTGCTGCTGTTGGGCTGAGGCGGCGAGAGACTGGGGAGCCGCCGGAGCCGCCGTCGCCTGAGGGGTGAGGGAAACTCGCTCCTCACCTCCATTTCTGGGCCAAAAAGTTTGTGGGCCAAGCCGGAGGGACCCTGGGTCCCCTCACCGCACCGCCGGGGCCCGGCCCGGGGTTGACGGCAAGCGGGGCTCGGTTCCGGGGAAGCGGGCAGACGGGGAAACTTACCCCCCTTCTCCTTCGGCTGGAGCTCAGCGAGCTAGAGGCGGCGCTGGCGTCGGAGAGCGACAGCGGCGCGGCGGCGGCAGCGAACACAATTGAAAGATGGCTGACACCGAGGCTATCCCCCAACACacgccgccccgcccccgcgccgcGCGCCAACCAATCACACACAATGGAGGGAAGgctcggccccgcccccgcccctcgcTCGCGCCCCgcctccgcccctccccccgcGCGCCCGTTCGCTGGCGCGCGCTCGCCCCTCCCCCGCGCGCCGCCCGCTCCCTCCTCCCGGCCGCCTCGCGCAGTGTGTGTACAAACACAAAAGACACGCCGAAGGGCCGCCGGCTCCGGCCGAGacggccgcccgcccgcccccgTTTTAACTCCGGCTCTCCGGCCCCGCACTCCCACCCTGCTCCGTGCGCACACGTCTTGGCACTCGGGAAGCCCGGGTTTGGGGCGCCGAGGGGGaagtgaggggggaggggcgggcgggAGGAGGCGCGGTCGGTGAACACCCGGCCTGCGGGCGTCTCAGGCCGCGGCGGGGAGGGCGAGGGAGGGGGCGCCCCGCTCCGGCGCGGGCCCAGGCGCGCGTCCCCGAGGCGCCCCGGGGGCGGGGAGAAGGGCACCGCCGGTCGGGTCGGTGCACCCCAGTTGAAAACACTACCCAACCGGAAGCAAATAGCAGCCTAGCGTCCCGCGTCCACTTTCGGATGGGGCTGCTCTATCCGCTGGCAGGGCTGCCTGACTGCAGTCTTCACGCTCTCTCTCCGGGCCAGGTGCGGCCGGCCCGCCCGTAGACAACTTTAGTCGCTCAACACGCCGGCCCGGGCCGTGGCGGGCCCCGCGGTGCGGGCTGTAGGCAGTCCGCAAGGGCTCTGCCACCTAGGACGCCCGGCCCCGCGCAGGTGGCATCTCCAGGGCCGAGGGGCCGGGGCTCGCCTTCTTCCTGAGCCGGGATGCCTGATGCAAGATGGCTGTATTTTGTAAGCCTCTAAAACAATGTGTGGAATACACAGCTAACTGCACCAGAGCCTGACTACCAGTCCTGGCAGCTTGTTCTACTAGCAAGTTCGGCCTTTTAACCTTTTCAGTATTCGGTAGAATTGCCAAATACTGGATAGTCAAGTGTTGTCAGCAGCTTCTGCATAGTTTAGATGCGGCGGAAAACGGCAGAAATAAGGAAAACGTGGTTTGGGGATTATcacatttatccattttccaaTTCTCAGTAGCATAGGAAACAGACTTCAGGTTCAAGTCATCCACGTTGTCAGCTCATTGGCCTTAGACTATCTGTACCGTCCCTAGATGGTTTTGACAGCACTCGCAACTATGTGTGAGGGTTTTCAATAGAAGTGTCATGAAGACATCCCATAGGATAGTGAAGGAGATAAATTTCATAGATGGAGGGCATAACTACTACTGGTAGTCTGAAGATCTTATAAAGCATCTTAGTCATAAACATTATCCTGAAACGGATATATGGAAATCAGATATGAAAGGTTATCCTGAAACGGATATATGGAAATCAGATATGAGAGAGGGAGTAGATTTGTCCAAGGACACTTGAGTGATGAAGAGACCCaggagaaaccaaaaaaaatccaGGCCTcctgtttcattattatttaatgaaTGTTAAGTGTGTGTGGTTGCTCTGCAGAATACATGCAATCTGCAAGCCTCTCCTAAAAGCACGTATGCAAAAGAGCTTAGGCTGAGCTGCCAGCGAAGACTTTCTATAATTCGGGCCAAGAAGAggtttctttgcttgttttttgttttgttttgaggaaaccaaaatatttgttggttttttttccagGATTTTTCCAGGAAGGCTGTTGTACATCAATTAAACTCATCATATcttcaagaaatgttaaatgaCACTGGTAACGTTCTCTTTATATGCTAGATTTTTCCATAGCTTCTATTTtttgtcttcaaaatatttttaaggacagGAAAGACTGTTTTAGGTGAAATAGTTCTGATCTTGGATTATCTGAACCTACTCAGCTgtccatatgtaaaatagaagtGATATTTATCTGTGTGAAGATAGGCCACAAGTTTTTTCTAGTTGTAGGATCAAGTACGTTTAGCACCTAGGTAGGTGCCTGGTTACCTACCTAGTGGCTTCTGGAAGTTTTCTCACTGAGtgaatatttattgggtgccaaCTGTGCTTGGCATAGTTCTGGGTGCTGGAAGACAGCAGTGAACAAACAACACAAGCCCTCATGGGGCTTATAATCTCTGGAAGCATTGCTTTGCACAGGGAAGTAGCActtggaagagggaaggaaagacatCCTTTGGAGTCCTAAGATTGGCAAAAACTGTAGCTGAGGGGAGAAGAGCACTTTAGAGTCAGATGATGGGGGAAGGAAAGCTGTCAGGGCAAAAAGGGATTCTAAAGGGGGTACCAGGGTCAGTCCTGAATTGGCTTTACTTCTAGAACTCTTGGGCTAATAATGGCTTCAAAATTTGGAGTTTAAAAAacaatggagggacttccctggtggtccagtggttaaggctccatgctcccaatgcagggggcccgggttcgatccctggccagggaactagatcctgcatgctgcaactaagacccagtgcagccaaatgaattttaaaagaaaaaaagagagaggaaaaaaaaaaaaaaaaaaaaaaaaacagtggagaggaggggagcaaaagcttttaagttaaaaCATTTTCCCTAGAGTAGAAATCTTATGGTCACTAATTCAGATTTGTTTAtgagtaaaagtttaaaaagtagaatGGAAAGGACTTTAAAAACACCACTATTGATATCTGTTTAGCTTGTGAATCAGTCCAATGCAAAGATTACTGCCTCAAGGAGCTGTTGCTTCTGGCCACTCAGTTGCATGCACACTTTATCACATCACCCTTCctctttatcacattgatttaaaTGTGTCATATTTGTTTACTTGCTTGTTATGTCTCTTCCCCAGAGAATGTCAACTCTAGGACAGCAGTGGTCTTATCTCTTTCTTTCCACTGCACTAGCACCGCCACCTCTactccactccccccacccctgccagtgTGGGGCTGTCCCCATTTGTTGAATATtaggtgatctcatccagtcccATGGAATTGTCAAACATACGCAAAAGGAGAGTAGTATGATGAACCTCTAGGTACCCATCAGCTAGCTTCAAAGATGATCTACTCATGCCCAATCTTGTGTTTCATCTACGCCTGTACTCATTCTTCCTACCTCCCCCCACTCAAATGATTTTGAAGCAAATTGCAGGCTTTACATCATTTTACCTGTagatatttcagtatgtattgtAATCATTGATTAATGATTCATATGCCCATTAAATCTCTTATCGTCTATGATTCTATTTGCCCTTTGTTGAAAACTATGTCCTGAGACTTTGGATCCCAGTGTCCTCTTTCCATAACTGTCCCTCCTTCAGTGTTGCCCAGTAAATGGCATTATGATTTACTTAACTGCTTAAACCGAAAAGTGTAGGCATCCTACTTAAGCCTCCCTTTCTTTCATTCCCATAGTCCTATTGGTCCTACCTATGAAAAGCTTCTCAGAATGACCtactcctttcctcctctcctcacctCTCAGCTGGCCCCCAGTTACTTCCTATATGACCTTTCTCTTTCCACTCTTGCACCTCTGTATTCCATTCTCTACAGTGCATGCAGAGATTAGATTTATAGAATGTAAATCAGATTAAGTCATACCCTTGTGTAAATGCATTCAGAGGCCTCCCACTGCTTTTGGTTAAATGCAAGGCCTAGCATCACTTCTGCCCTCTCCAGTGGTATTCTGCTCCAGCCCTGCTACCTTACCTTTCAAGCTCTTCCCTCCTGAGGGTCATTTCACTGTGTTTCGCAGCTTGAATGCTCTCCCCACGCTTTTCACAGGGCTGGCTCCCTCATCTTCTAAGGCAGCTTTTCCACTTTTCCATGTCTCTTAGAAAAAGATCCTCTTTGTACGGTACACTGAGGAAAAGTGAAGGGGATTTGGAGCGATTCAAATAGAACTTGATTAAAACTTTcgttatacatttttatattacataatcactatgaaagaaaataattacattttttagattacattttaaagaagataATACATATCAAACTTGTGTAAAACTCCCAAATAAAACGTTTTCAAAGTTTTTAATGGGAAATGTTGAGCTTACATCCATGAGCATAATTTTTTATATCAGGTTTTATACTTGAAATAGCCACGTGCCATTCCT comes from Delphinus delphis chromosome 1, mDelDel1.2, whole genome shotgun sequence and encodes:
- the H3-3A gene encoding histone H3.3, producing MARTKQTARKSTGGKAPRKQLATKAARKSAPSTGGVKKPHRYRPGTVALREIRRYQKSTELLIRKLPFQRLVREIAQDFKTDLRFQSAAIGALQEASEAYLVGLFEDTNLCAIHAKRVTIMPKDIQLARRIRGERA